From the genome of Pogoniulus pusillus isolate bPogPus1 chromosome 12, bPogPus1.pri, whole genome shotgun sequence, one region includes:
- the LOC135180047 gene encoding Na(+)/H(+) exchange regulatory cofactor NHE-RF3-like: MALIGAQISPFSYYYKTQDPASAKTEESAELHSEQKVKHKPRICKMVKGPSGFGFSLNMIKNKPGLFINEVQSQGPAGAAGVQNNDFLVEVNGVNVTNDSYDKVVARIQGSGDRLTLLVCSKDAYTYFQSQNIPITASMADPVHESSEPPAYTQNHLSETGRKSPEPRKRASSSSSSRSAASTKSGSDNDDTRL; encoded by the exons GCCCAAATTTCCCCCTTCTCATACTACTACAAAACCCAAGATCCAGCTTCAGCTAAAACAGAGGAAAGTGCAGAGTTGCACAGCGAGCAAAAAGTGAAGCACAAGCCAAGAATCTGCAAGATGGTGAAAGGGCCCAGTGGATTTGGCTTCAGTTTAAACATGATCAAGAACAAGCCTGGACTGTTCATCAATGAG GTACAAAGCCAGGGGCCAGCTGGCGCAGCAGGCGTACAAAACAACGACTTCTTGGTGGAAGTGAACGGGGTGAATGTGACCAACGACTCCTATGACAAAGTGGTGGCAAGAATCCAAGGCAGTGGTGACAGACTAACACTGCTGGTGTGCAGCAAAGATGCTTACACCTACTTCCAAAGCCAGAACATTCCCATCACAGCCTCTATGGCAGATCCAGTCCACGAGAGTTCTGAGCCTCCTGCTTATACGCAAAACCATCTGTCAGAGACAGGAAGAAAGTCACCTGAACCAAGGAAAAGG GCaagctcttcttcctcctcaaggTCAGCTGCCTCTACAAAATCAGGCAGTGACAACGATGACACaaggctgtga
- the GPR89B gene encoding Golgi pH regulator B isoform X2, whose protein sequence is MSFLIDSSIMVTSQVLFFGFGWLFFMRKLFKDYEVRQYVVQVIFSVTFAFSCTMFELIIFEILGVLNSSSRYFHWKLNLCVILLILIFMVPFYIGYFVVSNIRLLHRQKLLFACVLWLTFMYFFWKLGDPFPILSPKHGILSIEQLISRVGVIGVTLMALLSGFGAVNCPYTYMSYFLRNVTDADILALERRLLQTMDMIVSKKKRIAVAHRTMFQRGEVHNKPTGFWGMIKSVTTSVPGSENLSLIQQEVDALEELSRQLFLETADLHATKERIEYSKTFQGKYFNFLGYFFSIYCVWKIFMATINIVFDRVGKTDPVTRGIEITVNYLGIQFDVKFWSQHISFILVGIIIVTSIRGLLITLTKGMYFVSSVLLIRMSMPPEYRIIITEVLGELQFNFYHRWFDVIFLVSALSSILFLYLAHKQAPEKHMAL, encoded by the exons ATGAGCTTCCTCATCGACTCCAGCATCATGGTCACCTCGCAG GTGCTGTTCTTTGGATTTGGGTGGCTGTTCTTCATGCGTAAGCTCTTCAAGGATTACGAG GTGCGACAGTATGTGGTCCAGGTGATCTTCTCTGTGACTTTTGCCTTCTCTTGTACCATGTTTGAACTCATCATATTTGAGATTTTGGGAGTGTTAAACAGCAG CTCTCGATACTTTCACTGGAAGCTGAACCTGTGTGTCATTTTGCTCATCCTAATCTTCATGGTACCCTTCTACATTGGTTACTTTGTTGTGAGCAATATCAGATTAT TGCACAGACAGAAACTGCTTTTTGCATGTGTTCTGTGGTTGACATTCATGTATTTCTTCTGGAAACTGGGGGATCCATTTCCTATCCTCAGCCCAAAACATG GAATCCTGTCCATAGAACAGCTCATCAGCCGTGTAGGTGTGATTGGGGTGACACTCATGGCTTTGCTGTCAGGATTTGGGGCTGTCAACTGTCCATACACTTACATGTCCTACTTCCTCAG GAATGTCACAGATGCAGATATCCTGGCTTTAGAGAGGAGACTCCTGCAGACTATGGACATGATTGTTAGCAAGAAAAAGAG GATAGCAGTGGCTCATAGGACAATGTTCCAGAGAGGAGAAGTGCATAACAAACCCACTGGCTTCTGGGGAATGATAAAAAGCGTTACAACATCTGTTCCAGGAAGTGAAA ATCTGTCCCTTATCCAGCAAGAAGTGGATGCCTTAGAAGAGCTGAGTCGGCAGCTTTTCCTGGAGACTGCTGACCTGCATGCCACAAAG GAGAGAATAGAGTACTCCAAAACTTTCCAGGGAAAGTACTTTAAttttttgggttattttttctcCATTTACTGTGTCTGGAAAATCTTCATG GCAACCATCAATATTGTCTTTGACCGTGTGGGGAAGACTGATCCAGTCACAAGAGGAATTGAGATCACTGTAAATTATCTGGGAATCCAGTTTGAT GTGAAGTTCTGGTCTCAGCACATTTCCTTTATTCTTGTTGGAATAATCATTGTTACCTCTATCAGAGGATTGTTAATCACACTGACAAAG GGTATGTACTTCGTGTCGTCGGTGCTGCTGATCCGCATGAGTATGCCTCCGGAGTACCGCATTATCATTACTGAAGTGCTGGGAGAGCTCCAGTTCAACTTCTATCATCGCTGGTTTGATGTGATATTCCTGGTCAGTGCACTCTCCAGTATCCTCTTCCTCTATTTAGCACACAAACAAGCCCCAGAAAAGCATATGGCCCTCTGA
- the GPR89B gene encoding Golgi pH regulator B isoform X1, translating into MSFLIDSSIMVTSQVLFFGFGWLFFMRKLFKDYEVRQYVVQVIFSVTFAFSCTMFELIIFEILGVLNSSSRYFHWKLNLCVILLILIFMVPFYIGYFVVSNIRLLHRQKLLFACVLWLTFMYFFWKLGDPFPILSPKHGILSIEQLISRVGVIGVTLMALLSGFGAVNCPYTYMSYFLRNVTDADILALERRLLQTMDMIVSKKKRIAVAHRTMFQRGEVHNKPTGFWGMIKSVTTSVPGSENLSLIQQEVDALEELSRQLFLETADLHATKERIEYSKTFQGKYFNFLGYFFSIYCVWKIFMATINIVFDRVGKTDPVTRGIEITVNYLGIQFDVKFWSQHISFILVGIIIVTSIRGLLITLTKFFYAISSSKSSNVIVLLLAQIMGMYFVSSVLLIRMSMPPEYRIIITEVLGELQFNFYHRWFDVIFLVSALSSILFLYLAHKQAPEKHMAL; encoded by the exons ATGAGCTTCCTCATCGACTCCAGCATCATGGTCACCTCGCAG GTGCTGTTCTTTGGATTTGGGTGGCTGTTCTTCATGCGTAAGCTCTTCAAGGATTACGAG GTGCGACAGTATGTGGTCCAGGTGATCTTCTCTGTGACTTTTGCCTTCTCTTGTACCATGTTTGAACTCATCATATTTGAGATTTTGGGAGTGTTAAACAGCAG CTCTCGATACTTTCACTGGAAGCTGAACCTGTGTGTCATTTTGCTCATCCTAATCTTCATGGTACCCTTCTACATTGGTTACTTTGTTGTGAGCAATATCAGATTAT TGCACAGACAGAAACTGCTTTTTGCATGTGTTCTGTGGTTGACATTCATGTATTTCTTCTGGAAACTGGGGGATCCATTTCCTATCCTCAGCCCAAAACATG GAATCCTGTCCATAGAACAGCTCATCAGCCGTGTAGGTGTGATTGGGGTGACACTCATGGCTTTGCTGTCAGGATTTGGGGCTGTCAACTGTCCATACACTTACATGTCCTACTTCCTCAG GAATGTCACAGATGCAGATATCCTGGCTTTAGAGAGGAGACTCCTGCAGACTATGGACATGATTGTTAGCAAGAAAAAGAG GATAGCAGTGGCTCATAGGACAATGTTCCAGAGAGGAGAAGTGCATAACAAACCCACTGGCTTCTGGGGAATGATAAAAAGCGTTACAACATCTGTTCCAGGAAGTGAAA ATCTGTCCCTTATCCAGCAAGAAGTGGATGCCTTAGAAGAGCTGAGTCGGCAGCTTTTCCTGGAGACTGCTGACCTGCATGCCACAAAG GAGAGAATAGAGTACTCCAAAACTTTCCAGGGAAAGTACTTTAAttttttgggttattttttctcCATTTACTGTGTCTGGAAAATCTTCATG GCAACCATCAATATTGTCTTTGACCGTGTGGGGAAGACTGATCCAGTCACAAGAGGAATTGAGATCACTGTAAATTATCTGGGAATCCAGTTTGAT GTGAAGTTCTGGTCTCAGCACATTTCCTTTATTCTTGTTGGAATAATCATTGTTACCTCTATCAGAGGATTGTTAATCACACTGACAAAG TTTTTCTATGCCATTTCCAGTAGCAAATCCTCCAACGTTATTGTTCTGCTTTTAGCACAGATAATG GGTATGTACTTCGTGTCGTCGGTGCTGCTGATCCGCATGAGTATGCCTCCGGAGTACCGCATTATCATTACTGAAGTGCTGGGAGAGCTCCAGTTCAACTTCTATCATCGCTGGTTTGATGTGATATTCCTGGTCAGTGCACTCTCCAGTATCCTCTTCCTCTATTTAGCACACAAACAAGCCCCAGAAAAGCATATGGCCCTCTGA